One segment of Ignavibacteria bacterium DNA contains the following:
- a CDS encoding ATP-binding protein, which translates to MKELSHQFQLTLKSNLKFLKRIPAFIKKVNTVAKLNEQDFHRLLLSASEAVNNAMIHGNKLDETKTVIILCEVKTTMLILTVLDEGDGFDVSKIPNPLNRKNRLRERGRGIFLMRTLMDEVVFPEKIDVQKKITSGSVVVLKMERR; encoded by the coding sequence ATGAAAGAATTATCGCATCAATTTCAATTAACGCTCAAAAGCAATTTAAAATTTCTGAAACGCATTCCTGCATTCATAAAAAAAGTGAACACGGTCGCGAAATTAAACGAACAGGATTTTCATCGTTTGTTATTGAGCGCATCGGAAGCGGTGAACAATGCAATGATTCATGGGAACAAACTGGATGAAACGAAAACGGTAATTATTCTGTGCGAAGTAAAAACCACGATGCTTATTCTCACCGTGCTTGATGAAGGAGATGGATTTGATGTTTCAAAAATTCCGAATCCCTTGAATCGAAAAAACAGATTACGAGAGCGGGGAAGAGGGATATTTTTGATGCGAACATTGATGGATGAAGTCGTCTTTCCGGAAAAGATAGATGTTCAAAAAAAAATAACATCAGGAAGCGTTGTTGTGTTGAAGATGGAACGAAGATAA